The following are from one region of the Halodesulfurarchaeum sp. HSR-GB genome:
- a CDS encoding hemolysin family protein: MGILPAAIDGIGAGSPGLWVWLGFASILLLVALSAFFSSSEIAMFSLARHRIEALYEEGVPNAATVMELKEDPHRLLVTILVGNNLVNIAMSSIATALFGVFLTQGQAVFAATFGVTALVLLFGEIAPKSYAVEHTEEWTLRVSRPLALTERLLYPLVVLFDYLSRIVIKVTGGHAAIESSYVTRDEIQNLIKTGEREGVIESDEREMLQRIFRFDQTIAKEVMTPRLDVTAVAADDPIETAIQTCTQSGHERVPVYESDLDTVMGIVQLRDLVREYLYSENGEATLRDLIQPTLHVPESKNVDELLQEMQEERVGMVIVIDEFGTTEGLITTEDIIEEITGEILEGGEERPIDRVDEQTVLVRGEVNIEEVNEALDIELPEGEEFETIAGFIFNRAGRLVEEGEVFTYENIELRAEQVEDTRIMKARVTRHEGDDALPDAERPNVEEL, encoded by the coding sequence ATGGGTATACTTCCCGCTGCAATCGATGGGATCGGCGCTGGCTCGCCGGGACTCTGGGTCTGGCTCGGCTTCGCCTCGATCCTCCTGCTCGTGGCACTCTCCGCTTTCTTCTCCTCATCGGAGATCGCGATGTTTTCGCTGGCCCGCCACCGCATCGAGGCGCTCTACGAGGAGGGGGTCCCGAACGCGGCGACAGTCATGGAACTCAAGGAGGACCCCCACCGCCTCCTGGTGACCATCCTCGTGGGGAACAACCTGGTGAACATCGCGATGTCCTCCATCGCGACGGCCCTGTTCGGGGTCTTTCTCACCCAGGGCCAGGCCGTCTTCGCCGCGACCTTCGGGGTCACGGCACTGGTGTTGCTGTTCGGCGAGATCGCGCCGAAGTCCTATGCCGTCGAGCACACCGAGGAGTGGACACTCCGGGTCTCCCGGCCGCTCGCGCTCACCGAGCGTCTGCTCTATCCGCTGGTGGTGCTCTTCGATTACCTCTCCCGGATCGTCATCAAGGTCACGGGCGGGCACGCGGCGATCGAGTCCTCCTATGTGACCCGCGACGAGATCCAGAACCTCATCAAGACCGGCGAGCGCGAGGGCGTCATCGAATCCGACGAGCGGGAGATGCTCCAGCGCATCTTCCGCTTCGACCAGACCATCGCCAAGGAGGTCATGACGCCGCGACTGGACGTGACTGCGGTCGCCGCGGACGACCCGATCGAGACGGCGATCCAGACCTGCACTCAGAGCGGCCACGAGCGGGTCCCGGTCTACGAGTCGGATCTGGACACTGTCATGGGGATCGTCCAGTTGCGGGATCTGGTTCGTGAGTATCTCTACAGCGAGAATGGCGAGGCGACACTGCGCGATCTCATCCAGCCGACCCTCCATGTTCCCGAGTCCAAGAACGTCGACGAACTCCTCCAGGAGATGCAGGAAGAGCGGGTGGGCATGGTCATCGTCATCGACGAGTTCGGGACGACAGAAGGCCTGATCACCACCGAGGACATCATCGAGGAGATCACCGGCGAGATCCTCGAAGGCGGGGAGGAGCGCCCGATCGACCGCGTCGACGAGCAGACCGTGCTGGTCAGAGGCGAGGTCAACATCGAGGAGGTCAACGAGGCGCTTGACATCGAACTCCCCGAGGGCGAGGAGTTCGAGACCATCGCTGGCTTCATCTTCAATCGAGCGGGCCGGCTGGTCGAGGAGGGCGAGGTCTTCACCTACGAGAACATCGAGTTACGGGCCGAGCAGGTCGAGGACACCCGGATCATGAAAGCCCGGGTGACCAGACACGAGGGCGACGACGCGCTTCCCGATGCGGAGCGCCCGAACGTCGAGGAACTCTGA
- a CDS encoding redoxin domain-containing protein — MRRKVTEFEPTDHLETGEKAPDFTRPLVNEEFWEDTALSDVLEDGPVLLIFHPMDRAFPTTYVYNALKDRSILSGPAQVVGITISTPYDHARTIEDRGIEAIRGLYSDPKNEVAAEYGLAHDLDGMEGIEEPRLALYLIEPDRTVAFDWVAEAWPQFPDYDALEDALEAL; from the coding sequence ATGCGGCGAAAAGTCACCGAATTCGAACCGACAGATCACCTTGAGACCGGCGAGAAAGCGCCCGATTTCACTCGGCCCCTCGTCAACGAGGAGTTCTGGGAGGACACCGCGCTCTCGGATGTCCTCGAGGACGGGCCGGTCCTCCTCATCTTCCACCCGATGGACCGGGCGTTCCCGACGACCTACGTCTACAACGCGCTCAAAGATCGGTCGATCCTCTCGGGGCCGGCCCAGGTTGTCGGTATCACGATTTCCACGCCCTACGACCACGCCCGCACGATCGAGGACCGTGGGATCGAGGCCATCCGCGGCCTCTACTCGGACCCGAAAAACGAAGTGGCCGCGGAGTACGGCCTGGCACACGACCTGGACGGCATGGAAGGGATCGAGGAGCCCCGCCTCGCGCTCTATCTCATCGAACCCGACCGGACCGTCGCCTTCGACTGGGTCGCGGAGGCCTGGCCGCAGTTCCCGGATTACGACGCGCTCGAAGACGCACTCGAAGCACTCTAG
- a CDS encoding glutathione S-transferase N-terminal domain-containing protein — MAEQTLDEPASVDTDLTLYRLQGCPFCERVVRTLEDLDVSYHSRFVEAKHSERNVVQRLSGNREVPVIVDHNTGVTMGESPRIVKYLYKTYRNRGGD, encoded by the coding sequence ATGGCAGAGCAGACGCTCGATGAGCCCGCGAGCGTGGACACCGACCTCACGCTGTATCGGCTCCAGGGCTGCCCGTTTTGTGAACGAGTCGTCCGGACCCTCGAGGACCTGGACGTCTCCTATCACTCCCGCTTCGTCGAGGCAAAACACTCCGAGCGAAACGTCGTCCAGCGTCTCTCCGGCAACCGCGAGGTGCCGGTGATCGTGGATCACAACACCGGCGTGACGATGGGCGAGAGTCCCCGGATCGTCAAATACCTCTACAAGACCTACCGGAACCGGGGTGGAGACTGA
- a CDS encoding TIGR00725 family protein codes for MRVSVIGGSSVDAETDELAEELGERLGERGHDVVCGGLTGVMEAVAAGMAETGGRTIGILPGDDRAAANPHIDVPIATGLGNARNVLVVRNGDAVIAIDGGYGTLSELAHALDLDRPVAGIETHDVAGVEAVDSPSAAIEYVESVV; via the coding sequence ATGCGAGTCAGTGTCATCGGTGGCAGTTCCGTGGACGCAGAAACCGACGAGCTGGCCGAAGAACTCGGCGAGCGACTCGGCGAGCGCGGCCACGACGTTGTCTGTGGCGGGCTCACGGGCGTGATGGAGGCGGTCGCTGCGGGGATGGCCGAAACGGGCGGCCGGACCATCGGCATCCTTCCCGGGGACGACCGTGCGGCGGCCAACCCCCACATCGACGTGCCGATCGCGACCGGACTGGGAAACGCCAGGAACGTGCTGGTCGTCCGGAACGGCGACGCGGTGATCGCCATTGATGGGGGCTACGGCACGCTCTCGGAACTCGCTCACGCGCTGGATCTGGACCGGCCGGTGGCGGGGATCGAAACCCACGACGTGGCCGGCGTCGAAGCCGTCGATTCGCCGTCCGCGGCGATCGAATACGTCGAATCGGTCGTCTAG
- a CDS encoding glutamate-1-semialdehyde 2,1-aminomutase, whose translation MNLESSRDLYDRALSVLPGGVNSPVRASYPYPAFIQRGDGAHVIDADGNRYIDYVAGYGPVLLGHSLPDRVIAAIQSQVSDGPMYGAPTEVEVELAEFITRHVPSIEMVRFVNSGTEATTGAVRLARGYTDRDKVVIMQGGYHGAQESTLIEGDQHEAAPSSPGVPAEFAANTIPVPFNDEAAVEAVFADHGSEIAAVLTEPLLGNQGIVMPQPGYHETLRELTREHGALLIFDEVMTGFRVGGLGCAQSHFGIEPDLTTLAKVIGGGFPIGAIGGRTEIMESLTPAGDVFEAGTFSGHPVTMTAGLETLRYAAEENVYEHLADLGEQLRSGLVDIVADQAPAYTVTGIDSMFKVIFTRDGPAQTGACSAGCRQDPDCPHSQACPKNASDVKAAATDRWERVFYHQMREQGVLLTPNQFESEFLTAAHTAEDIEETLEAYKAVL comes from the coding sequence ATGAATCTGGAGTCCTCACGAGACCTGTACGACCGTGCGCTCTCGGTCCTCCCTGGCGGGGTGAACTCCCCCGTTCGGGCGAGCTATCCCTATCCCGCGTTCATCCAGCGCGGCGACGGCGCCCACGTCATCGACGCCGACGGCAACCGCTACATCGACTACGTGGCCGGCTACGGCCCGGTTCTCCTGGGCCACTCGCTCCCGGATCGGGTGATCGCGGCGATCCAGTCCCAGGTCAGCGACGGGCCGATGTACGGCGCACCCACGGAGGTCGAGGTCGAACTCGCGGAGTTCATCACACGCCACGTGCCCAGCATCGAGATGGTCCGGTTCGTGAACTCGGGCACCGAGGCCACGACAGGGGCCGTGCGACTCGCCCGCGGCTACACGGACCGGGACAAGGTCGTAATCATGCAGGGCGGCTATCACGGGGCCCAGGAGAGCACGCTGATCGAGGGCGACCAGCACGAGGCCGCCCCCTCCAGCCCCGGCGTCCCCGCCGAATTCGCCGCCAACACGATTCCCGTCCCGTTCAACGACGAGGCGGCGGTCGAGGCGGTCTTCGCGGACCACGGCTCGGAGATCGCCGCCGTGCTCACCGAGCCGCTCCTGGGCAACCAGGGCATCGTCATGCCCCAGCCGGGGTATCACGAGACCCTTCGCGAACTCACCCGAGAGCACGGCGCACTCCTGATCTTCGATGAGGTCATGACCGGGTTCCGGGTCGGCGGCCTGGGTTGTGCCCAGAGTCACTTCGGGATCGAACCCGACCTGACGACGCTGGCGAAGGTCATCGGCGGCGGGTTCCCGATCGGGGCGATCGGCGGCCGAACCGAGATCATGGAGTCGCTGACCCCCGCCGGGGACGTCTTCGAGGCCGGGACCTTCTCCGGGCACCCGGTCACCATGACCGCGGGACTGGAGACGCTGCGCTATGCCGCCGAGGAGAACGTCTACGAGCACCTGGCCGACCTGGGAGAACAGCTCCGATCGGGGCTGGTGGACATCGTGGCCGATCAGGCCCCCGCCTACACGGTGACGGGCATCGACAGCATGTTCAAGGTCATCTTCACCCGGGACGGGCCGGCCCAGACTGGGGCCTGTTCGGCCGGGTGTCGCCAGGATCCGGACTGCCCGCACAGTCAGGCCTGTCCGAAAAACGCAAGCGACGTGAAAGCCGCGGCGACCGACCGCTGGGAGCGGGTCTTCTACCACCAGATGCGCGAGCAGGGAGTCCTGCTCACCCCCAACCAGTTCGAATCCGAGTTCCTCACCGCCGCTCACACCGCCGAGGACATCGAAGAGACGTTGGAAGCCTACAAGGCCGTCCTCTAG
- a CDS encoding L-threonylcarbamoyladenylate synthase, translating to MAERLDGRQDDAITRAAAALDRGELVVYPTETVYGLGADALDPAAIDRVFDAKHRDRDEPVSLAVPSAAAARDYVTPSEREAEFMAAFLPGPVTVVLERKPIVPDVLTGGRAKVGIRVPDHAVAQALLAEFAPITATSANVSGRPSATRPEAVDPELEAAVAVILEAGRSGGAGSTVVDVATDELLREGPEADAIRDWLASH from the coding sequence ATGGCCGAACGGCTCGACGGACGGCAGGACGACGCCATAACGCGAGCGGCCGCGGCGCTCGATCGGGGCGAACTCGTCGTCTACCCCACCGAGACGGTCTACGGGCTGGGGGCCGACGCCCTCGACCCAGCGGCGATCGATCGGGTGTTCGACGCGAAGCACCGGGACCGAGACGAACCGGTCTCGCTCGCGGTTCCCAGCGCCGCGGCGGCCCGGGACTACGTCACCCCGAGCGAGCGGGAAGCCGAGTTCATGGCTGCGTTCCTGCCCGGCCCGGTGACGGTGGTCCTCGAACGGAAGCCGATCGTCCCGGACGTGCTCACGGGCGGTCGGGCGAAGGTCGGCATCCGGGTGCCTGACCACGCGGTCGCCCAGGCGTTGCTGGCGGAATTCGCACCGATCACCGCCACCAGCGCCAACGTCAGCGGCCGACCCAGCGCGACCCGCCCCGAAGCCGTCGACCCCGAACTCGAAGCGGCCGTGGCCGTGATCCTCGAAGCCGGCCGGAGCGGTGGCGCCGGGAGCACAGTGGTCGACGTGGCAACCGACGAGTTGCTCAGGGAGGGCCCGGAGGCTGATGCCATCCGGGACTGGCTCGCGAGCCACTAG
- the hemB gene encoding porphobilinogen synthase has product MEQTRRPRRLRQDGIRELVRETTVSPSDLIAPVFVDATIDERVEIPSMPGHERVPLDQITERVEEVLATGIEAVILFGVPQEKDAEGSGAWAEDGVIQEATRRVSEATEAYLITDVCLCEYTDHGHCGVLEPGAPEDVTLTVDNDPTLEHIARTAVSHAEAGADMVAPSGMMDGMVGALREALDEAGFEHTPIMSYAAKYESAFYGPFRDAADGAPSFGDRRHYQMDPGNAEEAMREVALDVEQGADVLMVKPALPYLDVVRAVDQSFEYPVAAYNVSGEYAMLHAAAEKGWLDLEATALESLQSIKRAGADLILTYFAEDVARRL; this is encoded by the coding sequence ATGGAACAGACCCGACGCCCCAGACGCCTGCGCCAGGACGGCATTCGCGAGCTGGTCCGGGAGACGACAGTCTCCCCGTCGGACCTGATCGCGCCCGTGTTCGTGGACGCGACGATCGACGAGCGGGTCGAGATCCCCTCGATGCCCGGCCACGAGCGGGTCCCGCTGGACCAGATCACGGAGCGAGTCGAGGAAGTGCTCGCGACCGGCATCGAAGCGGTGATCCTCTTCGGCGTGCCCCAGGAGAAAGACGCCGAGGGCTCGGGGGCCTGGGCCGAGGACGGTGTCATCCAGGAGGCGACCCGCCGCGTGAGCGAGGCGACAGAAGCCTATCTCATCACGGACGTCTGTCTCTGTGAGTACACCGACCACGGTCACTGTGGCGTGCTGGAACCCGGCGCGCCCGAGGACGTGACGCTCACGGTCGACAACGACCCGACCCTCGAACACATCGCGCGGACCGCAGTCTCCCACGCCGAGGCAGGGGCGGACATGGTCGCCCCGAGCGGAATGATGGACGGGATGGTCGGGGCCCTGCGAGAAGCCCTCGACGAGGCGGGCTTCGAGCACACCCCGATCATGAGTTACGCGGCGAAGTACGAGTCCGCGTTCTACGGGCCCTTCCGGGACGCCGCCGACGGCGCACCGAGTTTCGGCGATCGCCGCCACTACCAGATGGACCCGGGAAACGCCGAGGAGGCCATGCGTGAGGTCGCCCTCGACGTCGAGCAGGGTGCCGACGTGCTGATGGTCAAACCCGCCTTGCCCTACCTCGACGTCGTCCGGGCGGTCGACCAGTCCTTCGAATATCCGGTCGCGGCCTACAACGTCAGCGGCGAGTACGCCATGCTCCACGCGGCCGCGGAGAAGGGGTGGCTCGACCTCGAAGCGACGGCCCTCGAATCCCTCCAGTCGATCAAGCGGGCCGGCGCGGATCTGATCCTCACCTACTTCGCCGAGGACGTCGCCAGGCGACTGTAG
- a CDS encoding conditioned medium-induced protein 4 — MGDRTSELRDLFESVTGTETVTERQQDTRGTLGSEQDVRAALIEAIEDMREALEFETGCATAQLATIVEGYYAGRSDAEIAAEHEDLSEAAVTTARYDLHLQRSTDPDERSQAVRAERRRVADRYRQAFESILEDRDIADRLTSSLEETGLDESLADQEVDVDM, encoded by the coding sequence ATGGGTGACCGGACGTCGGAACTTCGTGACCTCTTCGAGTCGGTGACCGGCACCGAGACCGTCACCGAGCGCCAGCAGGACACGCGAGGGACTCTCGGATCCGAGCAGGACGTCCGGGCGGCGTTGATCGAGGCGATCGAGGACATGCGCGAGGCACTCGAATTCGAGACGGGTTGCGCCACAGCGCAGCTGGCGACGATCGTCGAGGGCTACTACGCGGGCCGTTCGGACGCCGAGATCGCCGCCGAACACGAGGATCTCTCCGAGGCGGCGGTAACGACTGCTCGCTACGATCTGCATCTCCAGCGATCGACCGATCCCGACGAGCGAAGCCAGGCAGTCAGGGCCGAACGCCGCCGGGTCGCCGATCGCTACCGACAGGCCTTCGAGTCGATCCTCGAAGACCGGGACATCGCGGACCGGCTCACGTCGAGTCTGGAGGAGACCGGGCTGGACGAGTCCCTGGCGGACCAGGAAGTCGACGTCGACATGTAA
- a CDS encoding (Fe-S)-binding protein: protein MVLLAQASDITREAFWQISHAGELVFYYLTIVAVLLFAYGFYRRVERYRQGAEDPFERLDDLVGRTVEATRIVGSNVKQFDRDFFAGLMHSFIFWGFLALLMTTTIVAFEMDIWVKLLQQDRFFVGDFYQSVSMMADIMGFVFVVGMAMALSQRYVTRKDRLWGEHTRLEDDLFVWALFLLGVGGFLQESIRIVGAGMPEFETVSVVGYALASVFTGLGMDPEMAATLYRPLWWSHALLALGFVATVPYAKPVHMLTSYANVVTRDPKAGVRLPGVPEDASPEEIGTTDIEDFSWKQLLDHDACTKCGRCTSVCPANQSGRPLDPRNVILDLRKYGRELEAGETEEIPIISGEEDSVIDPETMESCMTCMACVDACPVEIEHVTQFTEMNRRLTESGAMDENVQEAMMALFQQGNSFGEPEAQRAEWTEELEFDIPDARETEVEYLWYVGDYPSFDDRNQKVARSLARIFEAADVSYGILYEDEKNAGNDIRRVGEEGLFEMLAMENIETFEAVDYDQMVTTDPHAYNTFKNEYEQFGWERGDDVVHYTQVVEDLVESGALPLEGTELDTRATFHDPCHLGRYNDEFEAPRAVLDSTGADLDEMPRNKSDSYCCGGGGGGLWLDPDEDEKPAEERIREALEDTSGGEDVDQFVVSCPMCMTMYEDGAKSGGYQDDIEVVDLAEMVWDALEANGAADSVAAAD, encoded by the coding sequence ATGGTGCTACTCGCACAGGCAAGTGATATCACGCGTGAAGCGTTCTGGCAGATCAGCCACGCGGGGGAACTGGTCTTCTACTACCTCACGATCGTGGCCGTTCTGCTGTTCGCCTACGGCTTTTACCGCCGTGTCGAGCGCTATCGGCAAGGGGCCGAAGACCCCTTCGAGCGACTCGATGACCTCGTCGGCCGGACCGTGGAGGCGACCAGGATCGTCGGGAGTAACGTAAAACAGTTCGACAGGGACTTCTTCGCGGGGTTGATGCACTCCTTCATCTTCTGGGGGTTCCTCGCGCTTTTGATGACGACGACGATCGTCGCCTTCGAGATGGACATCTGGGTGAAACTGCTCCAGCAGGATCGCTTTTTCGTCGGCGACTTCTACCAGTCGGTCTCGATGATGGCCGACATCATGGGTTTCGTCTTCGTGGTCGGGATGGCCATGGCCCTGTCTCAGCGCTACGTGACCCGAAAGGACCGGCTCTGGGGTGAACACACCCGGCTGGAGGACGACCTCTTCGTCTGGGCGCTGTTCCTGCTCGGCGTCGGCGGGTTCCTCCAGGAGTCGATTCGCATCGTCGGTGCCGGAATGCCCGAGTTCGAGACCGTGAGCGTCGTCGGCTACGCGCTCGCCTCGGTCTTCACGGGCCTCGGCATGGACCCCGAGATGGCCGCGACCCTCTACCGCCCGCTCTGGTGGTCCCACGCCCTGCTCGCGCTGGGCTTTGTCGCCACGGTGCCCTACGCGAAGCCGGTGCACATGCTCACGAGCTACGCGAACGTGGTGACCCGCGATCCGAAGGCCGGCGTTCGCCTGCCGGGCGTTCCGGAGGACGCCAGTCCCGAGGAGATCGGCACCACCGATATCGAGGACTTCTCCTGGAAGCAACTGCTCGATCACGACGCCTGTACGAAGTGTGGCCGGTGTACCTCGGTGTGTCCGGCCAACCAGTCCGGTCGGCCGCTCGACCCGCGAAACGTCATCCTCGACCTGCGGAAGTACGGCCGGGAACTCGAAGCCGGCGAGACCGAGGAGATCCCGATCATCTCCGGCGAGGAGGACTCGGTCATCGACCCGGAAACCATGGAGTCCTGTATGACCTGCATGGCCTGTGTCGATGCCTGTCCGGTCGAGATCGAGCACGTCACGCAGTTCACGGAGATGAACCGTCGGCTCACCGAGTCCGGCGCGATGGACGAGAACGTCCAGGAGGCCATGATGGCCCTCTTCCAGCAGGGCAACTCCTTCGGCGAGCCCGAGGCCCAGCGGGCGGAGTGGACCGAGGAACTCGAATTCGACATCCCCGATGCCCGCGAGACCGAGGTCGAGTACCTCTGGTACGTGGGTGATTACCCGAGCTTCGACGACCGGAACCAGAAGGTCGCTCGCTCCCTGGCCCGGATCTTCGAGGCCGCGGACGTCTCCTATGGCATCCTCTACGAGGACGAGAAAAACGCCGGGAACGACATCCGCCGCGTGGGCGAGGAAGGGCTCTTCGAGATGCTCGCGATGGAGAACATCGAGACCTTCGAGGCCGTGGACTACGACCAGATGGTCACCACGGACCCCCACGCCTACAACACCTTCAAGAACGAGTACGAGCAGTTCGGCTGGGAGCGCGGTGACGACGTGGTTCACTACACCCAGGTCGTCGAGGACCTCGTCGAGTCCGGCGCGCTGCCCCTGGAGGGCACGGAACTGGACACCCGCGCGACCTTCCACGACCCGTGTCACCTCGGCCGGTACAACGACGAGTTCGAGGCCCCGCGTGCAGTGCTCGACTCCACGGGGGCCGACCTCGACGAGATGCCCCGGAACAAGTCCGACTCCTACTGCTGTGGTGGCGGTGGCGGCGGCCTCTGGCTCGACCCCGACGAGGACGAGAAGCCGGCCGAAGAGCGGATCCGGGAGGCCCTCGAGGACACTTCGGGCGGCGAGGACGTCGACCAGTTCGTCGTCTCCTGTCCGATGTGTATGACCATGTACGAGGACGGCGCCAAGTCCGGCGGCTATCAGGACGACATCGAGGTCGTCGACCTCGCGGAGATGGTCTGGGACGCCCTCGAGGCGAACGGCGCTGCCGATTCGGTCGCGGCCGCGGACTGA
- a CDS encoding anion permease translates to MSGGALLTLVVASLASLFMAWAIGAGSSGSTPFAPAVGANAISVMRAGFLVGILGFAGAALQGANVSETVGTGLIQGVTLTPAAVVTVLAIAATLVAAGVFLGYPIATAFTVTGAVVGVGLALGGAPAWAAYYEIVGLWVAVPFVGGGVAFATARLLRSVDRDQLTVPALGALVGVVVANIRFDILGGDGGQSVAESIAGIGGFGAAGVALATVGLGILVAVLLRWDVGKHPIAGMRHFLVAMGGLVAFSAGGSQVGLAVGPLIPLLGDSIPLSMVLVGGGLGLLVGSWTGAPRMIKAIAQDYSSLGPRRSIAALIPSFVLAQTAVLLGVPVSFNEIVVSAIMGSGLAVEGREGVSAAKMGYTALAWVGSLVFAIVVGYGGFRLVALLF, encoded by the coding sequence ATGAGCGGTGGAGCCCTCCTGACCCTCGTGGTCGCCTCGCTGGCGAGTCTCTTCATGGCGTGGGCCATCGGGGCCGGATCGAGCGGTTCCACACCGTTCGCCCCGGCAGTCGGTGCAAACGCCATCTCGGTGATGCGGGCCGGGTTCCTCGTCGGGATCCTGGGCTTTGCCGGTGCGGCCCTCCAGGGCGCAAACGTCTCCGAGACGGTCGGGACTGGATTGATTCAGGGCGTCACGCTGACGCCGGCTGCGGTGGTGACCGTGCTCGCCATCGCCGCCACGCTGGTGGCGGCGGGCGTGTTCCTGGGCTATCCGATCGCGACGGCCTTCACCGTCACGGGGGCCGTAGTCGGGGTCGGCCTCGCGCTGGGCGGTGCGCCCGCCTGGGCGGCCTACTACGAGATCGTCGGGCTCTGGGTCGCCGTCCCCTTCGTCGGTGGCGGGGTCGCGTTCGCGACCGCAAGGCTGCTCCGGTCGGTCGATCGCGATCAGCTGACGGTGCCGGCCCTCGGCGCGCTCGTGGGGGTCGTCGTCGCGAACATTCGCTTTGACATCCTCGGGGGCGACGGGGGCCAGTCGGTCGCCGAGAGCATCGCCGGCATCGGCGGGTTCGGCGCGGCCGGGGTCGCCCTGGCGACCGTCGGCCTTGGTATCCTCGTGGCCGTGCTCCTCCGCTGGGACGTGGGAAAACACCCGATCGCCGGCATGCGACACTTCCTGGTCGCCATGGGCGGGCTGGTCGCGTTCTCGGCCGGGGGGAGCCAGGTCGGGCTGGCCGTCGGCCCGCTCATCCCACTGCTGGGCGATTCAATCCCGCTCTCGATGGTGCTGGTGGGTGGCGGGCTCGGGTTGCTCGTGGGCTCCTGGACCGGTGCGCCGCGGATGATCAAGGCCATCGCCCAGGACTACTCCTCGCTGGGCCCGCGACGCTCCATCGCGGCGCTGATCCCCTCCTTCGTACTGGCCCAGACGGCGGTTCTGCTGGGCGTGCCAGTCTCGTTCAACGAGATCGTCGTGAGCGCAATCATGGGCAGCGGCCTGGCCGTCGAGGGCCGGGAGGGCGTGAGCGCGGCGAAAATGGGGTACACGGCCCTCGCCTGGGTCGGCTCGCTCGTCTTCGCGATCGTCGTGGGCTATGGCGGGTTCAGGCTCGTCGCCCTGCTGTTCTGA